The following are encoded together in the Juglans microcarpa x Juglans regia isolate MS1-56 chromosome 2D, Jm3101_v1.0, whole genome shotgun sequence genome:
- the LOC121249353 gene encoding protein FAR1-RELATED SEQUENCE 6-like produces MGVLDMNPSLLNLDSVMKTYLVEDEVRVEEFTKFVTHLVNFTMEDYAAKYSCGLFEIRGILCRHILAIFKANGIKLLPDRFILYRWRKNIKKRYTLIHINYDAGDQRPDGNRYSSLLNICYQMITYAAASNEQFENAKKKLYSMIDLYRENQHPPSLTQAGSNATSCSAPLTCSNAGFTILDTTALGSSQQVLSPNVVRGKERPPSLRRVSRMEKDMWKVKAKQKKASVKGKRKQRDGEDIPVQDTCRNLFGPSEVDITRLGEV; encoded by the exons ATGGGTGTGCTCGATATGAATCCATCTCTACTTAATTTGGACAGTGTAATGAAAACATATCTGGTAGAAGATGAAGTTCGTGTTGAAGAGTTCACTAAGTTTGTTACACATTTAGTGAACTTCACTATGGAAGACTACGCTGCAAAGTATTCATGTGGATTATTTGAGATAAGGGGGATACTGTGTAGGCATATTTTAGCCATTTTCAAAGCTAATGGTATAAAATTATTGCCAGACCGGTTCATATTATATAGATGGAGGAAGAACATCAAGAAGAGATACACGTTAATCCATATCAACTATGATGCAGGGGATCAGAGGCCAGATGGtaatagatattcaagtctGTTGAATATATGTTATCAGATGATAACTTATGCAGCGGCTTCCAATGAGCAGTTTGAAAATGCCAAAAAGAAGTTATATTCAATGATTGACTTATACCGTGAGAACCAACACCCCCCATCTTTGACCCAAGCAGGTTCGAATGCAACGAGTTG TTCTGCGCCCCTTACATGTTCGAATGCTGGTTTTACGATACTGGACACAACTGCACTTGGTAGTTCACAACAAGTACTCAGTCCAAATGTTGTGAGAGGGAAAGAAAGACCCCCATCTTTGAGGAGAGTATCTAGAATGGAAAAAGACATGTGGAAGGTTAAAGCCAAGCAGAAGAAAGCATCAGTCAAAGGGAAACGTAAACAG CGAGATGGAGAAGATATACCAGTCCAGGACACATGCAGAAATTTATTTGGCCCATCAGAAGTAGATATCACCCGTCTTGGAGAAGTGTAG
- the LOC121250727 gene encoding uncharacterized protein LOC121250727, protein MHGYYGPIPTWSPAFLLYPDGNHYPSNIQQNTGNPFQYGMGRPTPHITTSSATSARVGKEDSPDCRETEASCTSSKVDEESKEDRPDSREIDDGTIGSTHLVQTDGDDIIEEPKSGMEFNSFEDLQSYYKDYAKKCGFGVMT, encoded by the exons ATGCACGGTTACTATGGACCAATTCCTACATGGTCACCAGCTTTTCTTCTATATCCAGATGGCAACCACTATCCAAGCAACATTCAG cagaaTACAGGTAACCCATTTCAATATGGGATGGGACGTCCGACTCCTCACATCACTACAAGCTCCGCAACGAGCGCAAGAGTTGGTAAAGAGGATTCACCAGATTGTAGGGAAACTGAAGCGTCATGTACTTCTTCTAAAGTTGATGAAGAAAGTAAAGAGGATAGACCAGATTCACGAGAAATTGATGATGGCACTATTGGGTCAACACATTTAGTGCAAACAGATGGTGATGATATAATTGAGGAGCCAAAGTCGGGGATGGAGTTCAATTCTTTTGAAGATTTACAGAGCTATTATAAGGATTATGCTAAGAAATGTGGGTTTGGGGTGATGACATAA
- the LOC121250345 gene encoding uncharacterized protein LOC121250345, giving the protein MVFFCFMVDQERKVSRSKPAAGICSRCGGGASVADMKTATRFCYVPFYWKSWKAIICTFCGAILRSYR; this is encoded by the coding sequence ATGGTTTTTTTCTGCTTTATGGTCGATCAAGAGCGGAAAGTGAGCCGGAGCAAGCCGGCGGCAGGAATCTGCTCGCGGTGCGGTGGCGGGGCAAGCGTGGCCGACATGAAGACAGCTACGAGATTTTGTTATGTGCCTTTCTATTGGAAGTCTTGGAAAGCCATTATTTGCACGTTTTGTGGAGCCATTCTTCGATCCTACCGATAG